The window GCCCTCAAACAAACCTTTGACTATTTCATGTAATCGTAGTATGTTGGTGGGTTACGTACTGCTTTAGGAGTGCGTGAATTGCCGAAGGGAAGAGTTTGGCGGGGGACGCGGCAGGAGCTGCGGGCCCGGCGCCGAAACAAACAGTGGAGGAGAAAGAAATGAAACGGGTCTTGTTGGCGCTTCTCGCAGTGACGATGTTCTTTGGGGCAGTTTTCACGGTTGGCTGCTCGAAGGCTGCTGATAAGCCGGCCGCGCCGGCTCCCGCGGCCCCTGCAGCGGGCGGCGAAGGCTGATAACCGTTACGGGGTTTTGAACATTCGTGAATGTAAAGCCCTGAGAACGCGATATACTTTTTCAGATATGGGCCCGGTCGAGATAGTGCGTTTCGGCCGGGCTTTGTGTGTTTTCTGTTGTCCCCGGACCACGGGCGGCTCGTGGAGATTCGCCGGCATACTGGCTGTAATGAGGCCGCACGATGAAACCAGGGACTGGGCTTGACAGCCGGGATCAACCCGGTCGTCGAGGCCGCGCGACCACCCGCCGGGGTCGAGTGCCAGCGAGAGTCGTGCGGACTTGTTGCAATGCGGGAAATACTGATGTAATATTCAGATGCCTTGCAGTCAAGAAAACGGGAGTCCGCAAACCCTACAATGAACGTTGCGCAGATTATCGACCGTCTTCGCGCCGATGCCGATTTTAAGCAGAATCTGACGGCGTGGCGCACCGTGCCGGCGCAACCCGCCAGATACGCCGGTTTCCCGGAGGCTCTGAACCCTGAACTTGTCGAGGGCTTACGGAAACGGGGCGTGCAGAGTTTGTACACGCACCAGCGCGAGGCCATCGAGGCCGTGTTGGCCGGCGAGAACGTGTGCATTGTGACGCCCACCGCTTCCGGAAAGACGCTGTGCTACAACGTGCCGGTGTTGCATACCCTGATGCAGGACAATGAGGCGCGGGCGCTCTATATATTCCCGACCAAGGCCCTTTCGCAAGACCAAGTGCACGAACTGCAGGACACCATCGAGGACCTCGAGGTCCAGATAGGAACGTATACGTTTGATGGGGATACGCCGGGGTCGGCGCGGAAGGCGGTGCGTCAGGCGGGCCACATCGTAGTGACCAATCCGGATATGCTGCATACGGGCATTCTTCCTCATCACACCAAATGGCTTCGGCTGTTTGAAAACCTGCGGTATGTGGTTATTGATGAGTTGCACCATTACCGGGGCGTTTTTGGCAGCCATCTGGCAAATGTGATCCGCCGCTTGAAACGGATCTGCGCGTTTTACGGCAGCGAGCCGCAGTTCATTTGCTGCAGCGCAACCATCCGAAATCCCCAGGAGATGGCGGAACGGGTGGTCGAGAAGCCAGTCCGTCTGGTCGACAAGAGCGGGGCGCCCCAAGGCGAACGGCATTTTCTTTTCTACAACCCGCCCGTAGTGAACGCCGAATTGGGTATACGGCGTTCGTCGGTCAAGGAAGCGACCCGTCTGGCGCGGCATTTTCTTTCGCGGGAGGTGCAGTCCATCGTATTCGCGCGCAGCCGGCTTCGTGTCGAGATCATTACGACCTACTTGAAGGATGCTGTCCGGAAGCTGGGCAAGGACCACAACCTGGTGCGTGGCTACCGGGGCGGGTATTTGCCCAGCGAACGGCGGGATATCGAACGGGGGCTTCGCGACGGCGACATTATGGCGGTGGTGAGCACGAATGCCCTGGAACTCGGCATCGACATCGGTTCGCTGGACGCGTGCATCATGACCGGTTACTCGGGGAGCGTGGCCAGCACCTGGCAGCAGGCGGGACGGGCCGGCCGAAGGTCTTCCGTCTCTCTGGTGGTGCTGATTGCGAGCAGCGCCCCTCTGGACCAGTACATCATCAACCATCCCGATTATTTCTTCGGGCAGCCTCCCGAAAATGCCACCGTTGACCCCAACAACCTGATCATTGTGGCGAGCCATCTGAAATGCGCAGCGTTTGAGATTCCATTTGTGAAGGGAGAGCCGTTCGGGCTGGACTCCGCTTCCACGGAGGAAATACTGGATTATCTGGCTGAGCAACGAGTGCTGAGACGGGTCAAGGACAAATGGCACTGGAGCGCCGACGCCTACCCGGCGGAGGATATCAGCCTGCGGACCGCCGCGCCGGGCAATGTGGTGATCCTGGACACCTCGGATAATGGGCGCGTGGTCGGTGAGGTGGATCTCTTCGCAGCGCCGGTGGAACTCTATCAGAATGCGATCTACATCCACCAGAGCGAGCAATTCACGGTCGACGAGCTGGATCTGGAGGACCGAAAAGCCTACGTGCGTCCGGTTGAAGTTGACTACTACACGGATGCTCAGATCAAGGTCGATCTGAAGACGCTCGACACGTTCCGCGAGGAGCACGTGGGGGATGTGGCGAAGTACTGTGGCGAGGTGAGCGTGACCTGGCTGCCGTCCATCTACAAAAAGATCAAGTTCGGCACCCACGAGAATGTCGGATGGGGGGAGATCAACCTGCCCGAATCCACCATGCACACGTCGTCCTACTGGCTGGAGTTCCCTGAAGACGCGGACAAACGGCTCGGGCTCGAACAGAAAGAGCTTTCCCAGGCGTTGAACGGGCTCGCGAACACGTTGCGCCAGGTTGCCCCCGTGCAGGTCTTGTGCGACGTGACGGACATCCGTTCCGAAGCCATGTTGCGCGCGCCGATCACGCAGCGCCCGACAATTTATCTTTACGAAACCTACCCGGGCGGGGTGGGTTTCAGCGATAAGATCTTCACGCATCACAAGCAGTTGCTGGAGGCAGCGGCGTCGCTGATTGCAGGTTGCCGGTGTATGGAAGGGTGCCCGAGCTGTGTGGGCCCGGCCCTTGAGGTCGGGGAACATGGCAAGAACGGCGCGCTCAAACTGGCCCGGATCGCCCTTGGACTGCCTATCGAGGCGCCGCCAGCGAGCGAGCCGTCAGGATAAGCGATGTCGGAAATCCGCGACAAACTGCAGTCGCTGCTCGCCCAGAAGGGATTGATGAGCGGTGCCGAGTGGCGCCGTCAAGCCGAGGAGTTGGCCCAGCGCCGGGCCTCCGGCGAGTTCGAGATTGACAAGATAGTGCCCGGCGAGGTTGTAGGAGGGGAGGACGAGGCGTTCTATCTCGTCCGCACGGACCTGCCGCTGGACACGCCCCACGGGAACGTGACCCTGGGCGAGGCGCTGCTGGCCCTCCCGGAACATGTGGCTCTTTCGGCGAACGATTCTGATCTGCGGGACTTCTCTCCGGAGACGGCCCTCTTTCTGGACACCGAGACTACGGGCCTGGCAGGAGGCTCGGGCACGGTGGCGTTCTTGGTGGGCGCCGGCTATTTCGAAGGCGGCATGTTTCGTCTCGAACAGGCGTTCATGCGTGATTTCGACGACGAAGAGCCCATGTTGCGCTATCTCGACGGCGTCTTCACAGGGCGCGATACGGTGGTGTCATACAACGGCAAGAGTTTTGATATCCCCCTGCTTCGTACGCGCTTTATCCAGAACCGGATACCGTTTCGGCTGGACGGCGCGCTTCAGTACGACCTTCTGCATGCCGCGCGGCGTTTCTGGAAACGCCGCCTCGGGGATTGCGGGCTGACCAACATCGAGCGGGAAGTGCTGGGGGTGCGCCGGCACGGCGACGTCTCGAGCGCGGAGATACCGGAGCTGTGGCTCGAGTACCTCCGTACCCGCGACGCCCGCCCCCTGGAAGCCGTCTTTTACCATCACAAGATGGACGTGCTGTCTTTGGCGGCGCTCGCGGGCCGCTTGTCGCAGAGTCTTAACCTGCCCCAAGGCACGGGATTCGACCACTTGGAAGATCGGCTGTCCCTTGTGCGGCTACACTTCATGCAGAAGAATTATCAGGAAGTGACGGAACATGGCCGCCGTTTGCTGGAGGAAGAAGCGGAGGTTGCGATTCGATGTGAATGCTTGTATCTGATGGGAATGGCCTGTAAACGTCTTCAACAGTGGGTTGAGATGGAGGACGCGTGGACGCTGCTGCTTGCCGAGCGCCCGCGTGACCTCGTGGCGCGTTTGGAATTGGCCAAGTACTACGAACACCGCGTGCGCGACCTCTTGGCCGCGGAACGCATTTGCGAGGAGACGCTCCAGTTTCTCGAAACACGAAGCGCCCTCGGCGCTGACGAGCTGCCTTTGGGTTTGGAGACTTTTCGCGTACGGCTGGAGCGTATTCAGCGCAAACTGGGCAGAATGTAGAGACGCGCCGCGGCGCCTTTGACCAAGAGGATCTCCCTGTCTCGGCGGCGGCGAACGCAACGTGGCCGGTTTTCAGGCGGCCGGGCTATTCCTGAGCCGCAGGCGCCCCGATGAACCCATAATAGCGGCCCATCCAATAGGGCAATAGCCAATATACGCCGCTGCTTTCGGTGTGGCCGCCATCGCCGCTCACCGCACCCCAGGGATTGTTGTCCCACCGCATGACGCCGCGTTCGCTGGGAGGCGGGAGCGTGCTGGTCTGGAGCTGGTC of the Candidatus Hydrogenedentota bacterium genome contains:
- a CDS encoding DEAD/DEAH box helicase, with the protein product MNVAQIIDRLRADADFKQNLTAWRTVPAQPARYAGFPEALNPELVEGLRKRGVQSLYTHQREAIEAVLAGENVCIVTPTASGKTLCYNVPVLHTLMQDNEARALYIFPTKALSQDQVHELQDTIEDLEVQIGTYTFDGDTPGSARKAVRQAGHIVVTNPDMLHTGILPHHTKWLRLFENLRYVVIDELHHYRGVFGSHLANVIRRLKRICAFYGSEPQFICCSATIRNPQEMAERVVEKPVRLVDKSGAPQGERHFLFYNPPVVNAELGIRRSSVKEATRLARHFLSREVQSIVFARSRLRVEIITTYLKDAVRKLGKDHNLVRGYRGGYLPSERRDIERGLRDGDIMAVVSTNALELGIDIGSLDACIMTGYSGSVASTWQQAGRAGRRSSVSLVVLIASSAPLDQYIINHPDYFFGQPPENATVDPNNLIIVASHLKCAAFEIPFVKGEPFGLDSASTEEILDYLAEQRVLRRVKDKWHWSADAYPAEDISLRTAAPGNVVILDTSDNGRVVGEVDLFAAPVELYQNAIYIHQSEQFTVDELDLEDRKAYVRPVEVDYYTDAQIKVDLKTLDTFREEHVGDVAKYCGEVSVTWLPSIYKKIKFGTHENVGWGEINLPESTMHTSSYWLEFPEDADKRLGLEQKELSQALNGLANTLRQVAPVQVLCDVTDIRSEAMLRAPITQRPTIYLYETYPGGVGFSDKIFTHHKQLLEAAASLIAGCRCMEGCPSCVGPALEVGEHGKNGALKLARIALGLPIEAPPASEPSG
- a CDS encoding ribonuclease H-like domain-containing protein → MSEIRDKLQSLLAQKGLMSGAEWRRQAEELAQRRASGEFEIDKIVPGEVVGGEDEAFYLVRTDLPLDTPHGNVTLGEALLALPEHVALSANDSDLRDFSPETALFLDTETTGLAGGSGTVAFLVGAGYFEGGMFRLEQAFMRDFDDEEPMLRYLDGVFTGRDTVVSYNGKSFDIPLLRTRFIQNRIPFRLDGALQYDLLHAARRFWKRRLGDCGLTNIEREVLGVRRHGDVSSAEIPELWLEYLRTRDARPLEAVFYHHKMDVLSLAALAGRLSQSLNLPQGTGFDHLEDRLSLVRLHFMQKNYQEVTEHGRRLLEEEAEVAIRCECLYLMGMACKRLQQWVEMEDAWTLLLAERPRDLVARLELAKYYEHRVRDLLAAERICEETLQFLETRSALGADELPLGLETFRVRLERIQRKLGRM